Within the Desulfatibacillum aliphaticivorans DSM 15576 genome, the region AGCATGGATTTTTTGTTGGCGTAGCCCATCTGCACTTCCGATCCTGTGCCGGAGGTGAAGCGCATTTTGATGCCGCGGGAGGCGTAGGCGGAAGCCAGGAAAGCCTTGGACCACGGGGTGTCGTCGCCGTCTACGAAGACCTGGTCCGTGCCGTAAACGGAAACGGTTTCAGCGTAGGCGGTGAGGCCCTTCATGCCCATCTGAAGCTCCATGGCTTCTTCCACGGCGCACTGGGTCAGGGTGCCGCGGCATCCCACCTGACCGCCGATCAAAAGAGCAATGGCGTTCATGGGGGCGTAACGGGCGATGCCGACGGTGGTTTCCAGTTCCTGGAAGCCGCGGTAGGAGCCTTCGGCGGAGTCGGCGGCCAGCAGAGCCGGGGTGTCCTTGACGTTGGTGATGTGAGCCTGGTTGGCGGGCGTCTTGCGGCAGCGCAGTTTCTGCATGGCCATCATGAGCTCAACCACGTTCATTTTCTTCAGGATGTCCAGGATCTTGGCCGGGGTCAGGCCCGGAACCAGACGCTTGATTTCAGCGCCGGACACATTGATGTCCACCAGCTTCTTGGCGAATTCCAGGGAGTCAATGGCCATGGCTTCGGCCGCCACGTTCACGTCGATGCAATGGTTGGCGATAAAGGTGTCGATCATGTCGAATTCCGCGCAGGGAATTCCGTCCATTTCCACAACCTTGCCGTTTTCTATTTTGAGTCCGGGTTTCGGGTCGTAAGGGCTGTCCATGGCAACGAGTCCGACTTCAGCCCATTCCTTGATGAATCCGTCTTTGTTGACGGCCCTTTGTTCCAGGACCTCAAATCGCTTTTGTCTTTTCTGCAATTTGGCACGCTCCTTTTCTTAAATGTAGGGGATGTGAGCGGAGGGGCAGTCCTGTCCCCAGGCAGCCAGAAGAGGCTTGCCAACTTCACGGCCGGCGATGATGGCCTGACGCACTGCGCCGGAGTCGCCGGAAACGGTGATGAACACTTCGTTGGAGAAGCTGGTGCCGTGAGCCGGAGATCCGTAATCCAGAACGTCTACGTCAGCGGATTTAACGGCCGCGTCGATCATGAGCATGCCGATGACTGCGGGAGCGCCCAGGATCAGGCCGAAAGCCTTGCCTTCGGGAGCGCCGAACACGGTGGTGAGGCACTTGGAGGCGCGAGCGGTGTACTGCAGTTCCAGGTGGCCCATATCATTGGCGTATACGTCGCCGAAGAACTTGGGCAGGTTGTCCAGGGTGACTTCCACGGCGCGGCGAGCGTCGGAAACGTCCTCGGCGCCGAACACGATCAGGGAGCCGTGGCCTGCGCCGCCCTGGGTGTCGCGGGGAAGTTCCACCTTGAGGATTTCGGTGTTGGTGGCCTTGATGGCTTCGTCGGCCGCCATGATCTGGGGGCCTGCTCCGGTGCGGGCGCCGATGATGCCCAGGGAGCGGTATTTCTTGTCAAAGCCCATGATTTCATGGATGGACTGGTCCAGGTTGGCGATGACCAGACCCTGGGTGTTTCCAAACTCGCAAACGCCCACAAACTCGGTCAGGCCGCTGGCGGCGCAAGCTGCGACCGCGGGGGCCGCCGGGCAAGCGGCGGGAGCCGCTGCGGGGGTTTCCACCCTCTTCATAACTTCTTTCATAACGGCGTTTATAATGTCGTCCTGCATGGTAATCTCCCTTATCTGCTATAAGATTGTGTTCGTTGGTCTTATTTGACGCTATCAAGGCCCTGGGGCAGAATGCCTTCCACTTCCGTATGGGGCCTGGGGATGACATGGACGGACACCACTTCGCCAACCTTGGCGGCTGCTGCAGCGCCGGCGTCGGTGGCTGCCTTGACGGCGCCCACATCTCCGCGAACCATAGTCGTGACCAATCCGGAACCGATCTTGATGTTGCCGATCAGGGTGACGTTGGCCGCCTTAACCATAGCGTCGGCCGCCTCTATATTGGCGACGAGGCCTCTGGTCTCAACCATTCCCAATGCTTCTTTTCCTACCATTGTGTTGTCTCCTTCGTTGCCGCCGGGAGCCTTTGCCCGGGGCTTTGCGTTGTTTTCGCCGGTCTGCACCGCGCAGGAGCCGGCATCATCCAAAGTTAAAGCCATGTTAGCCCTTGGCCCGGTTCTGCGTAAATACGGCCCACCCCGTGTTTATGGTTAGGGATTTCAGCTAATTTCATCTTCTGTGCACCGTATTTTTTATAGGGTTCACCCTATATGCCATAGGGTCTTGAAACCCCCAAAAATAGGGTCTCCCCCAGGTCTACAGGACCAGGTTGATAAGCAGTACATTCAGGGCGATCGCCGTGGCCGGCGGGTCAATATGCGTGTCGCAGTTGGTGTTGAAGATTTTGATCGCCATGTCTCCGAACAGGGCGCCCAAAGCTGCAAAAGCCCCGCCCACCAGGATGCCGCCCACCGGAGGCAGGCCCGCGTTCATGGCCATGGCCGCAGCCAGAGCGCTGGGGTAGGCGATGTGATGCGTCGCCGGGGTGTCGAATCCCGTCTGGGTGAAAATCAGGGAAATGGCCGAAAAGCCGAAGGCCAGGGCGAAGATGGGAGTGATGTTGGCCGTGGTGTTGGTCTTGACTACAGCCACGAGGCCGGCCCACATAAGGCCCACGCAGAAGCCCAGGATGATGTTGTACCAAAAGGGCTTGCCCAGAGACATGTACGCGCGCTTCTCGCTTTCGTTGTACATGCCGCAAACGCCCTTTTCGCCGAAGATCAAACGCCCCAGAACGCCGCATGCAAACACGGATACGGCGATGTTATCCGTAGGGACGCCGATCTTGGTTAACCCCGTGGTGATTAAAAG harbors:
- the eutM gene encoding ethanolamine utilization microcompartment protein EutM, giving the protein MVGKEALGMVETRGLVANIEAADAMVKAANVTLIGNIKIGSGLVTTMVRGDVGAVKAATDAGAAAAAKVGEVVSVHVIPRPHTEVEGILPQGLDSVK
- a CDS encoding propanediol/glycerol family dehydratase large subunit, with the protein product MQKRQKRFEVLEQRAVNKDGFIKEWAEVGLVAMDSPYDPKPGLKIENGKVVEMDGIPCAEFDMIDTFIANHCIDVNVAAEAMAIDSLEFAKKLVDINVSGAEIKRLVPGLTPAKILDILKKMNVVELMMAMQKLRCRKTPANQAHITNVKDTPALLAADSAEGSYRGFQELETTVGIARYAPMNAIALLIGGQVGCRGTLTQCAVEEAMELQMGMKGLTAYAETVSVYGTDQVFVDGDDTPWSKAFLASAYASRGIKMRFTSGTGSEVQMGYANKKSMLYLEIKCIMITKGAGVQGLQNGSISCIGVPGAVPGGIRAVLAENVATVLLDLEVASGNDQTFTHSPIRNTARMLMQFLPGTDYVFSGYSGVPNYDNMFAGSTHDSDDFDDMLVLQRDLQCDMALRPVTEEQIIAVRNKAARAMQAVFQEVGFPAITDEEVEAATYAHGSKDMPDRNQPEDLRAIEEFLKSGKTGLDIVRALHKHGFQDVAESVLGMLKQKVSGDYLHTSAIVDENFNVKSAINDRNDYMGPGTGYRLEGERWELLKNIPQAISPEDI
- the pduB gene encoding propanediol utilization microcompartment protein PduB — translated: MQDDIINAVMKEVMKRVETPAAAPAACPAAPAVAACAASGLTEFVGVCEFGNTQGLVIANLDQSIHEIMGFDKKYRSLGIIGARTGAGPQIMAADEAIKATNTEILKVELPRDTQGGAGHGSLIVFGAEDVSDARRAVEVTLDNLPKFFGDVYANDMGHLELQYTARASKCLTTVFGAPEGKAFGLILGAPAVIGMLMIDAAVKSADVDVLDYGSPAHGTSFSNEVFITVSGDSGAVRQAIIAGREVGKPLLAAWGQDCPSAHIPYI